A genomic segment from Treponema sp. Marseille-Q3903 encodes:
- a CDS encoding HD domain-containing phosphohydrolase has translation MKSKNEKLVSLQSRIINSLASLVENRDEDTGNHILRTSAYVEIIARKAFEHGLWSETIDEHYIELIKSAAPMHDVGKIVVPNHILKRPEKLTAEEFEQLKLHTTEGKRIIEEIIGMTENKNYIKIASEIATSHHERWDGSGYPYQYAKEEIPLSARIMAIETSLML, from the coding sequence GTGAAATCTAAAAATGAAAAACTTGTATCTCTTCAGAGCCGAATAATCAACAGTCTTGCAAGCCTTGTAGAAAATAGAGATGAAGATACTGGAAACCACATTTTAAGGACAAGCGCTTACGTCGAAATTATCGCAAGAAAAGCGTTTGAACATGGACTTTGGAGCGAAACTATAGATGAACACTATATAGAACTGATAAAAAGCGCTGCCCCTATGCACGATGTTGGAAAAATTGTTGTACCTAACCACATACTTAAAAGGCCCGAGAAACTGACTGCAGAAGAGTTTGAGCAGCTGAAACTTCACACGACAGAAGGAAAACGCATAATTGAAGAGATAATAGGCATGACAGAAAATAAAAATTATATAAAAATCGCTTCTGAAATTGCGACGAGCCACCACGAGAGATGGGATGGAAGCGGGTATCCTTATCAATATGCAAAAGAAGAAATTCCTCTTTCAGCGCGAATTATGGCAATTGAGACGTCTTTGATGCTTTAG
- a CDS encoding SDR family oxidoreductase, with protein sequence MNKTNNRTILVAGATGYLGRFVVAELHQRGFKVRAITRNRERAESLGPWGAPSLDGLVDDWAIGEVTNSEFIANVAEGVDDVISTLGVTKQKANPWDIDYKANLSILHSSEKHGVKNFCFVNVIEGNKCPAQLTRAKTAFAQELVSSQISSQIINPPGYFSDMTQILQMARKGRVFLFSPKTIINPIHGADLAKFCIDRLLDGNKGSWNVGGPEVFTWQELAECAFQALGRPVRVATISPAVLPPIIGILRLFNKRMADTMRFVSWSMIHDCVGKSFGTHRLLNFYKDIVKKSDY encoded by the coding sequence ATGAATAAAACAAACAATAGAACAATTCTTGTTGCGGGAGCTACAGGCTATCTCGGACGTTTTGTAGTAGCAGAGCTACACCAACGCGGTTTTAAGGTTCGTGCAATCACACGAAATCGCGAGCGAGCAGAATCTTTAGGACCTTGGGGGGCTCCATCATTGGATGGACTAGTTGATGATTGGGCAATCGGGGAAGTAACGAATTCAGAATTTATTGCCAATGTTGCAGAAGGTGTTGACGATGTCATATCTACTTTGGGGGTGACAAAGCAGAAGGCTAACCCTTGGGATATCGACTACAAAGCCAATCTTTCTATCCTTCATTCTTCGGAAAAGCACGGCGTCAAGAACTTCTGCTTTGTCAATGTCATTGAGGGCAACAAATGCCCGGCTCAGTTGACTCGTGCAAAGACTGCTTTTGCTCAAGAACTGGTTTCTTCCCAGATATCTAGTCAGATTATTAATCCTCCCGGATACTTTTCCGACATGACACAGATTCTTCAGATGGCTAGAAAAGGTCGTGTTTTTCTTTTCTCCCCTAAAACTATTATTAACCCCATTCACGGTGCCGATCTCGCAAAGTTCTGCATCGACCGTTTGCTTGATGGGAATAAGGGCTCATGGAATGTGGGAGGTCCAGAGGTATTTACTTGGCAAGAACTCGCTGAGTGTGCTTTTCAGGCTCTAGGTAGACCTGTAAGAGTTGCAACTATTTCTCCAGCAGTTTTGCCACCTATCATTGGCATTCTTAGACTCTTCAATAAAAGGATGGCAGACACAATGAGATTTGTTTCGTGGAGTATGATTCACGATTGTGTAGGGAAATCTTTCGGCACTCATAGGCTGCTAAACTTTTACAAAGATATTGTCAAAAAAAGTGATTATTAG
- a CDS encoding Sir2 silent information regulator family NAD-dependent deacetylase — protein sequence MEFTSDFLPRIEALKTALEEVESVLIGAGAGLSTSAGFIYSGERFEKHFSDFRVKYGITDMYSGGFYPFKTLEEFWAYWSRQIMINRYTDAPKPVYENLRKLVDGKDYFVLTTNVDHCFQKAGFDKTRLFYTQGDYGLWQCSIPCHDKTYDNEATVRKMVETQKDMRIPSDLIPYCPRCGKPMSMNLRSDSTFVEDEGWHKASERYGDFIATHKNKKILFLELGVGSNTPGIIKYPFWRMCADNPRSLYACINYGEAFCPDEISERSICIDGDIANVLSLLEKMRRL from the coding sequence ATGGAATTTACAAGCGATTTTTTGCCGCGCATTGAAGCGCTGAAAACCGCCCTCGAAGAAGTCGAATCGGTGCTCATCGGAGCGGGCGCGGGACTTTCAACTTCCGCAGGCTTTATCTATTCGGGCGAGCGCTTTGAAAAACATTTTTCGGATTTCCGTGTAAAGTACGGCATTACCGATATGTATTCGGGAGGGTTTTATCCGTTTAAAACGCTCGAAGAATTTTGGGCGTACTGGAGCCGTCAGATTATGATAAACCGCTATACCGATGCGCCCAAACCTGTGTACGAAAATCTGCGCAAACTCGTTGACGGTAAAGATTATTTTGTGCTGACGACGAACGTCGATCACTGCTTTCAAAAAGCGGGCTTTGATAAAACGCGGCTCTTTTACACGCAGGGCGACTACGGTTTATGGCAGTGCTCCATCCCTTGCCACGACAAAACTTACGACAACGAAGCGACCGTCCGCAAAATGGTCGAAACGCAAAAAGACATGCGCATTCCGTCCGATTTGATTCCGTACTGTCCGCGCTGCGGAAAACCGATGTCGATGAACCTTCGAAGCGATTCAACATTTGTGGAAGATGAAGGCTGGCATAAAGCTTCTGAACGGTACGGAGACTTTATCGCGACTCATAAAAACAAAAAAATACTATTTTTGGAACTAGGCGTCGGATCGAACACGCCCGGTATTATCAAATATCCGTTTTGGCGTATGTGCGCCGATAACCCGCGTTCGCTTTACGCGTGCATCAATTACGGCGAAGCGTTCTGTCCAGACGAAATCAGCGAGCGCTCGATATGCATAGACGGCGACATTGCAAACGTGCTGAGCTTGCTGGAAAAAATGCGGCGATTGTGA
- a CDS encoding isoprenylcysteine carboxylmethyltransferase family protein, translating to MKTDLCFKAFVKFFFGVIIVGILLFLPAGTFYYWNAWLLMGILFIPMFFAGIVLLLKNPELLKKRLNTKEEQAEQRLVIKLTGLMFLLGFILAGLNFRFGWIIMPDRVSWVGAAVFLFSYMLYAEVLRENTYLSRTVEVRKGQKVVDTGLYGIVRHPLYGVTILLFLSAPLVLGSIISFVVFLAYPVIIAKRIKNEEAVLEKELNGYVEYKNKVKYKIIPYIW from the coding sequence ATGAAAACAGATTTATGCTTTAAGGCTTTTGTAAAGTTTTTTTTCGGTGTGATTATCGTAGGGATTTTACTGTTTTTGCCCGCAGGAACATTTTATTATTGGAACGCGTGGTTATTGATGGGAATATTATTTATTCCGATGTTTTTTGCGGGAATCGTATTGCTGTTGAAAAATCCGGAATTGCTCAAAAAACGCTTGAATACAAAAGAAGAGCAAGCGGAACAAAGGCTCGTGATAAAACTGACAGGATTGATGTTTCTTTTGGGATTTATTTTGGCCGGATTGAATTTCCGCTTCGGCTGGATAATAATGCCCGATCGGGTTTCATGGGTCGGTGCTGCCGTATTTCTTTTTTCATATATGCTTTATGCAGAAGTATTGAGAGAGAATACCTACTTATCGCGAACGGTAGAAGTCCGGAAAGGACAAAAAGTTGTTGATACCGGATTGTATGGAATTGTTCGCCATCCTTTGTACGGCGTAACGATTCTTTTGTTCCTTTCGGCGCCTTTGGTGCTCGGCTCTATTATATCTTTTGTTGTTTTTCTTGCATATCCGGTGATTATAGCGAAAAGAATTAAAAATGAAGAAGCCGTCCTTGAAAAAGAATTAAACGGATATGTCGAATATAAAAATAAAGTAAAATACAAAATCATTCCGTATATTTGGTGA
- a CDS encoding SH3 domain-containing protein → MKRVFLLCLLVFFTFQFYSKDIKLELEYRKYFGTVAKTTINDDNLNIRLKPSTSSLKVGMLKKGDVVTITGYSDKRDLIDGFYGYWLKIQIEKNDIIKDYAFDNFGWYGWIFSKYVDIDPTVDVSTFRVIKENPKTKSTSLSLELEIDRNGQKSIVKVYPEKFSTQESYCFVWSDDIEGFLYSDPVGTFRWNPKTNEITHITDMGFYCESAWCIASDDGKYLFQDFGTSPGIRSFSIYSIETNKCLYSGNYLHDLEYDGKTIIIANESYDEEYLKTLPPEEAKYAQVIARYKLNLNNFRKEFLDYTVTHMQ, encoded by the coding sequence ATGAAGAGAGTTTTTTTATTGTGTTTGTTGGTATTTTTTACTTTTCAATTTTATTCCAAAGATATTAAATTGGAATTGGAATACAGAAAATACTTTGGAACTGTCGCCAAAACAACAATCAATGATGATAATTTAAACATAAGATTAAAACCATCCACATCATCATTGAAAGTTGGAATGCTAAAAAAAGGTGATGTAGTTACGATAACAGGCTATTCAGATAAAAGAGATCTAATCGATGGTTTCTATGGATATTGGCTGAAAATCCAGATTGAAAAAAATGATATTATAAAAGATTATGCCTTTGACAATTTCGGATGGTATGGATGGATTTTTTCAAAATATGTTGATATTGATCCAACTGTTGATGTAAGCACTTTTCGTGTTATCAAAGAAAATCCGAAAACCAAATCAACAAGTTTATCACTGGAGTTAGAAATCGATAGGAACGGGCAAAAATCAATAGTAAAAGTATATCCAGAAAAGTTTTCAACGCAGGAATCATACTGTTTTGTTTGGTCTGATGACATCGAAGGATTCCTATATTCGGATCCTGTTGGAACTTTTAGATGGAATCCTAAAACAAATGAAATTACACATATTACAGATATGGGATTTTATTGCGAGTCGGCATGGTGTATTGCTTCTGATGATGGAAAATATTTGTTCCAAGATTTCGGTACAAGTCCAGGAATTAGGAGTTTTTCTATTTACAGTATAGAAACAAATAAGTGTTTATACAGTGGCAACTATTTGCATGATTTGGAATATGATGGAAAAACAATCATCATCGCAAACGAATCCTATGACGAGGAATATCTAAAGACTTTACCGCCGGAAGAGGCAAAATATGCACAGGTTATCGCGCGATATAAATTAAACTTGAATAATTTTCGTAAAGAATTTTTAGATTACACAGTAACTCATATGCAATAA
- a CDS encoding DUF421 domain-containing protein yields the protein MNGFILVIIKLLIGFFALILIINISGKRNLAPSSVGDQVQNYVLGGLIGSVIYNNNIRLLDYIGVLCIWCILVLAVKWIKTHNIKAKQVIDGKALIIIDDGKINIENCEKAGLSAHDVSFKLRTKNVYSTKDVKRAIVEQNGQLIIILPGEENPKFPLITDGQLREDILTVIGKSEQWLIEEIKKHGLNKYSDVFLGEYVDGKLILTAYPPQEQAKKRKKIWELYK from the coding sequence ATGAACGGATTTATTTTAGTGATAATAAAATTATTAATCGGTTTTTTTGCTTTGATACTGATAATAAATATTTCGGGAAAAAGGAATCTGGCTCCCTCATCAGTCGGTGACCAAGTGCAAAATTACGTGCTCGGCGGTCTTATCGGCAGCGTGATTTATAACAATAATATTCGATTATTGGATTATATAGGGGTTTTATGTATTTGGTGTATACTTGTATTGGCTGTAAAATGGATAAAAACACATAATATTAAAGCGAAACAAGTTATAGACGGGAAAGCGTTAATAATTATCGATGACGGTAAAATTAATATTGAAAATTGTGAAAAAGCGGGTTTATCCGCTCACGATGTATCTTTTAAGCTTCGAACAAAAAACGTTTATTCAACAAAAGACGTAAAAAGAGCTATTGTGGAGCAAAACGGTCAATTGATCATTATACTTCCGGGAGAAGAAAATCCGAAGTTTCCTCTGATAACAGACGGGCAGTTGCGAGAGGATATTTTGACCGTGATAGGCAAAAGTGAGCAATGGCTGATTGAAGAAATTAAAAAACATGGATTAAATAAATACAGCGATGTATTTTTGGGCGAATATGTGGATGGAAAGCTGATACTGACAGCATATCCGCCTCAAGAACAAGCAAAGAAACGCAAGAAAATATGGGAATTGTACAAGTGA
- a CDS encoding acyl-CoA thioester hydrolase/BAAT C-terminal domain-containing protein, producing MIKTCVKNEGFEGIFLTGNGNKDKVLIVMSGSNGGMRVTKKCAEFYDKNGIPALALALFATKETQPFLDRVPVEYVENAIKWLKDKGYKKIGIDGMSKGSEMALVAASKFPEISCVIARVPSYFVSEGLIGKKNKKPSGTSCWSYHGEQLPFAPYKTKTFDVLKMLREKKEFYILPFNKDKDITPESLIKIESINAPILILSSKHDTVWPSYEYALHIENKLKEINYPYKYKHIAYNHLSHLLLTKLPFIYKLAFKSERKNMAACADERKNLSHELISWVYDVWE from the coding sequence ATGATAAAGACTTGTGTAAAAAATGAAGGATTTGAGGGAATCTTTCTTACAGGAAACGGAAATAAAGACAAAGTTTTGATAGTGATGTCTGGCTCAAACGGCGGTATGCGCGTTACAAAAAAATGCGCGGAGTTTTATGATAAAAATGGAATTCCTGCCTTAGCGCTCGCTTTGTTTGCCACAAAAGAAACTCAGCCTTTTTTAGACAGAGTTCCCGTTGAATATGTAGAAAATGCTATAAAATGGCTCAAAGATAAAGGATACAAGAAAATTGGAATAGACGGTATGTCGAAGGGAAGCGAAATGGCGCTTGTCGCCGCATCAAAATTTCCTGAAATCTCCTGTGTGATAGCTCGAGTACCATCTTATTTTGTAAGCGAAGGATTGATTGGAAAAAAAAATAAAAAGCCATCAGGAACATCATGTTGGAGTTATCATGGGGAGCAGTTGCCTTTTGCTCCATACAAAACAAAAACATTTGATGTTCTAAAAATGCTGAGGGAAAAAAAGGAATTTTACATCCTCCCCTTTAACAAAGATAAAGACATCACTCCCGAAAGCCTGATAAAAATAGAAAGCATCAATGCTCCAATTCTGATTCTTTCTTCAAAACATGACACAGTATGGCCTTCTTATGAATATGCTTTACATATAGAAAACAAATTGAAAGAAATAAACTATCCATATAAATACAAGCACATAGCTTACAATCATCTGAGTCATCTTTTATTGACAAAATTGCCGTTCATCTATAAACTTGCCTTCAAATCTGAAAGAAAAAACATGGCGGCGTGTGCTGATGAAAGAAAAAATCTAAGCCACGAACTTATAAGTTGGGTTTACGACGTTTGGGAATAA
- a CDS encoding glycosyltransferase, which produces MNIAMFTDAYFPRINGVTISVKSYATELTKLGHKVCIVCLEYSEEQQKSAIFDEKSEDEKSPFSVIRIPSMGIIWSKEDRMVRLDKWHFLKEKMKVFQPDIIHINSEWTIGYLGTLYSRKAKIPIVFTFHTFLEEYLMNYVNFIPQGSMQKLGRDIVKFYLKKAELIIAPTKRIEKVVHEYGIEKDTFLLPTGIPSNLIKFDKNQNKCIKAALFKKFPLLKNKNILLYVGRVVKEKNLTFLYDVLEKIKQSDKNSALLFVGGGPFLEELKEIAASRGLKKDVVFTGYAAYKDLIYFYKMASVFVFPSLTETQGLVTIEAMTAGLPVVAIGEMGTVDVMRGDNGGFMVSNDVDEFASKVHILLNDKKIYSRKKADAIEWAKRWSIETLTPKLVDCYKKAIDNFKKNHSS; this is translated from the coding sequence ATGAACATAGCGATGTTTACAGATGCTTATTTTCCTAGAATCAACGGCGTCACAATTTCTGTCAAATCTTATGCGACAGAACTCACTAAACTTGGTCACAAAGTCTGTATTGTCTGCCTTGAATATTCTGAAGAGCAGCAAAAAAGTGCAATTTTTGATGAAAAGAGTGAAGATGAAAAGTCTCCGTTCAGTGTAATCCGTATCCCGTCGATGGGAATTATATGGTCAAAAGAAGACAGAATGGTGCGGCTCGATAAGTGGCATTTCCTGAAAGAAAAAATGAAAGTTTTTCAACCTGATATCATTCACATAAATTCGGAATGGACAATCGGTTATTTGGGAACTCTTTATTCGAGAAAAGCTAAAATCCCTATTGTCTTTACCTTTCATACGTTTTTAGAAGAATATCTTATGAATTACGTAAATTTTATCCCGCAGGGGTCAATGCAAAAACTCGGTCGGGATATAGTAAAATTTTATCTCAAAAAAGCAGAACTCATTATTGCTCCTACAAAGCGAATCGAAAAGGTTGTGCATGAATACGGAATCGAAAAGGATACGTTTTTGCTTCCTACCGGGATTCCTTCTAATCTTATAAAATTCGACAAAAATCAAAACAAATGCATAAAAGCTGCATTGTTCAAGAAATTTCCGTTATTAAAAAACAAAAATATCTTGCTCTATGTCGGTCGTGTTGTAAAAGAAAAAAATCTGACATTTTTATATGATGTTCTTGAAAAAATCAAACAGTCAGATAAAAACTCTGCTCTTCTTTTTGTCGGCGGCGGACCATTCCTTGAGGAGCTTAAGGAAATTGCTGCATCAAGAGGTCTTAAAAAAGATGTCGTTTTTACAGGCTATGCTGCGTATAAAGATTTGATTTATTTTTACAAAATGGCTAGTGTTTTTGTTTTTCCGAGCCTGACAGAAACTCAGGGGCTTGTCACGATAGAGGCTATGACAGCAGGGCTTCCTGTTGTTGCCATTGGAGAAATGGGCACTGTTGACGTTATGCGTGGCGATAACGGCGGTTTTATGGTTTCAAACGATGTGGACGAGTTTGCTTCTAAAGTACACATTCTGCTGAACGACAAAAAGATTTACAGCCGGAAAAAAGCTGATGCAATTGAATGGGCAAAGAGATGGTCTATAGAAACATTGACGCCAAAGCTTGTCGATTGTTACAAAAAAGCAATCGATAATTTCAAAAAAAATCACTCGTCATGA
- a CDS encoding transglutaminase family protein, which produces MDQYLQATAMLDFSNPNIQKLIEIKHWKEQNEFDRLKAIYLFVRDDIAFGYNIDDNIPASKVLEDGYGQCNTKGTLFMALLRACEIPCRVHGFTIDKKLQKGVMSGFVYNNAPQNIFHSWVEVYFESRWYELEAFILDKAYLSKLQKQFANCTGSFCGYGVAVKDFQHPVIDFNGNNTYIQSEGITQDFGVWDSPDELLKNHHQEVSGIKAFAYRHLGRHLMNFTVKKIRNSTINGKLSH; this is translated from the coding sequence ATGGATCAATACTTGCAGGCAACCGCAATGCTGGATTTTTCAAATCCGAATATTCAAAAATTAATAGAGATTAAGCATTGGAAAGAACAAAATGAATTTGACCGCCTTAAAGCTATTTATCTCTTTGTAAGAGATGATATTGCATTCGGATATAACATTGATGACAACATTCCCGCATCTAAAGTCCTTGAGGACGGATACGGTCAATGCAATACAAAGGGAACACTCTTTATGGCTTTATTACGTGCCTGCGAAATTCCTTGCCGGGTTCATGGGTTTACCATAGATAAGAAATTACAAAAAGGGGTAATGAGCGGGTTCGTTTATAACAATGCACCGCAAAATATATTTCACAGCTGGGTTGAAGTTTATTTTGAAAGTCGCTGGTATGAACTCGAAGCCTTTATACTGGATAAAGCCTATTTGTCAAAACTGCAAAAGCAATTTGCAAACTGTACGGGTTCTTTCTGCGGTTATGGTGTTGCAGTAAAAGATTTTCAGCATCCGGTAATTGATTTTAACGGAAATAACACCTACATACAAAGCGAGGGAATTACGCAAGATTTCGGCGTATGGGATTCTCCGGATGAATTGTTAAAAAATCATCATCAAGAAGTGTCGGGAATAAAAGCCTTTGCTTACAGACATTTGGGAAGGCATCTGATGAACTTCACTGTAAAGAAAATAAGAAATAGCACAATAAATGGTAAACTAAGTCATTGA
- a CDS encoding MFS transporter — protein MERKSVMNKGQFWLLMWLLGMAGQLCWNIENQWFNTFVYAKIAKDSSIVTLMVITSAFVTTFSTFFFGTLSDRLGTRRRFISLGYIVWGVCTILFGFTEFIGKGAVGTGAKVSMWAAVMVILADDVMSFFGSMGNDTGYNAWSNDMTDDKNRGQIGAVLAVQPIIGTIVGTVLGGFLIGAENNYQRLFWSMGLFVVAVGIFSLLFLKDSPSLKPHKNGSLAAQFCSVFKIKGFFAQRELLLACITTACFFIPFNIYFVHMGNWMIYRMGFSADSMEIIQGLSLLVASLSAIPAANLINKNKTPAVVAFAITVNIIGLWLITLFIRPEIVNTQSVFSKENALLFFAVFSAGMGLVLVTQTMTMWVKQLYPEQSRGQFEGIRILFFVLTPMIIGTIIGNIIIKNGAGSIVNEYGITENIPVESIYMWAAILVTGAFIPLFFAARLYHKRINNKVLSPLMTVWGENLNKECPLNDYPRPQLQRKQWQCLNGIWKYAICDGKEKPDSWDGDIIVPFSPESLLSGVQRKLMPSQTLWYRRAVRFDKMPANGERLLLHFGAVDQHCTVYINGKVIGNHSGGYWPFSFDITDFINEGENEIIISVTDDTNLGDEAYGKQKLNRGKIWYTGQSGIWQTVWCETVPQTYIKNVSIKTDLSNGEVSFALDCEGHDMPSGKITVFDSGTAVAEVLVENSEVRIKLPENFKTWSPDSPFLYDAQISIGKDEVRTYFGMREFGIIKTKKCSFLSLNGKPIFHHGLLDQGYWSDGMYTAPSDEAMIWDIEQIKKLGFNMLRKHIKIEPLRWYYHCDRLGVLVWQDFVSGGGPYKPFVVQYAPWIGIKFSDGPNRYKLMGRKREQGRKNFLRDAERTVKLLRNCVSLAVWVPFNEAWGQFDAAEIAEKVLSWDSSRAIDHASGYFDRNAGDFHSYHIYFKHFFPKADKKNRVLALTEFGGYSMPSEGHMVSPALYGYKMFSDKKTLNENILKLYKDDVLRNMTKALSATVYTQVSDVEDEINGLFTYDRKEIKADSLVMKEISEMIQNAFKENLDKADL, from the coding sequence ATGGAAAGAAAAAGTGTCATGAATAAAGGTCAGTTTTGGCTTTTGATGTGGCTGCTTGGTATGGCGGGACAACTTTGCTGGAACATTGAAAATCAGTGGTTCAACACTTTTGTATATGCGAAGATTGCAAAAGATTCTTCGATTGTCACTTTGATGGTAATCACGAGTGCATTTGTGACTACTTTTTCGACTTTCTTTTTTGGAACGCTGTCTGACAGATTGGGGACGAGGCGCCGATTTATTTCTCTTGGCTACATAGTTTGGGGAGTTTGCACAATCTTATTTGGTTTTACCGAATTTATTGGAAAAGGTGCAGTCGGAACTGGGGCTAAAGTTTCTATGTGGGCTGCCGTCATGGTTATTCTTGCCGACGATGTGATGAGCTTTTTCGGTTCGATGGGCAATGATACCGGCTACAACGCATGGAGCAACGACATGACCGATGATAAAAATCGCGGACAAATCGGTGCTGTTCTGGCTGTTCAGCCTATTATCGGAACTATCGTGGGAACTGTTCTTGGCGGTTTTCTTATAGGGGCGGAAAACAACTATCAGCGGCTTTTTTGGTCGATGGGATTGTTTGTCGTCGCTGTCGGCATATTTTCACTGTTATTTTTGAAAGATTCCCCATCTCTAAAACCTCACAAAAACGGTTCGCTTGCTGCACAATTTTGTTCTGTATTTAAAATAAAAGGATTTTTCGCTCAGAGGGAACTGTTGCTTGCGTGTATCACGACTGCCTGTTTTTTTATTCCTTTTAATATTTATTTTGTGCACATGGGAAACTGGATGATTTACCGCATGGGCTTTAGCGCTGACAGCATGGAAATAATTCAGGGACTTAGTTTACTTGTCGCATCTCTTTCGGCTATTCCCGCCGCAAATCTCATAAACAAAAACAAAACTCCGGCAGTTGTCGCTTTTGCTATCACTGTCAACATTATAGGATTGTGGTTGATAACATTGTTTATTCGTCCTGAAATTGTCAATACGCAGAGCGTCTTTAGCAAAGAAAACGCGCTTTTGTTTTTTGCAGTTTTTTCAGCAGGGATGGGGCTTGTCCTTGTAACGCAGACTATGACGATGTGGGTCAAACAGTTGTATCCTGAGCAAAGCCGCGGTCAATTTGAAGGAATCAGAATACTATTTTTTGTTCTCACTCCTATGATTATTGGAACAATTATAGGAAACATCATCATAAAAAACGGCGCCGGTTCTATCGTAAATGAATACGGCATCACCGAAAATATTCCTGTTGAATCTATCTACATGTGGGCGGCAATCCTTGTAACAGGTGCATTTATTCCTCTTTTTTTTGCTGCAAGGCTTTATCATAAGAGAATCAACAACAAAGTTCTTTCTCCTTTGATGACTGTGTGGGGCGAAAATCTGAACAAAGAATGTCCTCTAAATGACTATCCTCGTCCTCAACTTCAAAGAAAACAATGGCAGTGCTTGAACGGCATCTGGAAATATGCAATATGCGATGGAAAAGAAAAGCCTGATAGCTGGGATGGCGATATTATTGTTCCTTTTTCGCCTGAAAGCTTGTTGTCCGGTGTTCAGAGAAAACTGATGCCGTCTCAAACTCTGTGGTACCGCAGGGCTGTTCGTTTTGACAAGATGCCTGCAAACGGTGAACGTCTTCTTTTGCACTTTGGAGCTGTAGACCAGCATTGTACTGTCTATATCAACGGTAAAGTTATAGGCAACCATTCAGGCGGTTATTGGCCTTTTTCTTTTGACATTACAGATTTTATAAATGAAGGTGAAAATGAAATCATAATTTCTGTCACCGACGACACAAACTTAGGCGATGAAGCGTACGGAAAGCAAAAGCTGAATAGAGGAAAAATCTGGTATACAGGGCAAAGCGGAATCTGGCAAACAGTCTGGTGCGAGACAGTTCCTCAAACATATATCAAAAATGTCAGCATAAAAACAGATTTAAGCAATGGAGAAGTCAGTTTTGCGCTGGACTGCGAAGGGCATGATATGCCGAGTGGAAAAATAACTGTTTTTGATAGCGGAACTGCCGTAGCCGAAGTTCTTGTTGAAAATAGCGAAGTTCGCATAAAGTTGCCCGAAAACTTTAAAACTTGGTCTCCGGATTCTCCATTTTTATACGACGCACAAATCAGCATTGGAAAAGATGAAGTGCGGACATATTTTGGCATGAGGGAATTCGGCATAATAAAAACAAAAAAATGTTCGTTTCTCAGTTTAAACGGAAAGCCGATTTTCCATCACGGACTTTTGGATCAGGGATATTGGAGCGACGGCATGTACACAGCTCCTTCCGATGAAGCTATGATTTGGGACATCGAACAGATAAAAAAACTCGGCTTCAACATGCTGCGGAAGCACATCAAAATTGAACCTCTCCGCTGGTATTATCACTGTGACAGACTCGGTGTTCTTGTTTGGCAGGATTTTGTAAGCGGTGGCGGACCATATAAACCGTTCGTCGTTCAGTACGCACCTTGGATTGGCATAAAGTTTTCAGACGGTCCAAATCGCTATAAGCTGATGGGACGAAAAAGAGAGCAGGGACGTAAAAACTTTTTACGCGATGCCGAACGCACTGTAAAACTTTTGCGCAATTGCGTCTCCCTTGCCGTATGGGTTCCGTTCAACGAAGCGTGGGGGCAATTCGATGCCGCAGAAATCGCAGAAAAAGTTCTCTCTTGGGATTCGAGCCGTGCAATAGACCATGCAAGCGGCTACTTTGACCGCAATGCAGGTGACTTTCACAGCTATCACATTTATTTTAAACACTTTTTTCCAAAAGCAGATAAAAAAAATAGGGTGCTTGCGCTGACAGAATTCGGAGGTTACAGCATGCCGTCTGAAGGACACATGGTTTCGCCCGCTCTTTATGGGTACAAAATGTTCTCCGACAAAAAAACATTAAACGAAAATATTTTAAAACTGTACAAAGATGATGTTTTGCGCAATATGACAAAAGCTTTGAGCGCTACTGTCTACACTCAGGTAAGCGATGTTGAAGATGAAATAAACGGACTGTTCACTTATGACCGAAAAGAAATAAAGGCCGACTCTCTTGTGATGAAAGAAATATCTGAAATGATTCAAAACGCTTTTAAAGAAAATCTAGATAAGGCGGACTTATGA